From one Lycium ferocissimum isolate CSIRO_LF1 chromosome 5, AGI_CSIRO_Lferr_CH_V1, whole genome shotgun sequence genomic stretch:
- the LOC132057622 gene encoding uncharacterized protein LOC132057622, with amino-acid sequence MNIQELLVIGDSDLLIHQVQGEWTTKNVKILPYLHCVKDLCKRFIKVEFKHVPRAQNEFADALATLSSMIQDPDKSYIDPIKVNVHDQQAYCFHVDEEPDGEPWYYDIKKYLKAGDYPEGITSVQKRTLRRLANHFFLNGEILYRRTPDLGLLRCVDAKEAVKLIEEVHGGTCGPHMNGFTLAKKILRAGYFWMTMETDCIRFVQKCHQCQIHGDLIRVPPNELNVTSSPWPFVEASSHKSVTKKVVVEFVRNNIICRFGIPESIITDNGANLNSDLMREICETFKIIHRNSTPYRPQMNGAVEAANKNIKRILRKMIDNYRQWHKKLPLALLDYRTTVRTSTGATPYLLVYGTEVVLPAEVEIPSLRIIQEAELSDAKWVQNRYEQLMLIDEKRMNAVCHRQLYQNRMAKDFNKKVRPRQFKPGQLVLKRIFPH; translated from the exons ATGAACATACAAGAATTATTGGTTATAGGTGATTCTGACTTACTGATTCATCAAGTACAAGGCGAGTGGACCACTAAGAACGTGAAGATACTTCCGTACCTGCATTGTGTGAAAGATTTGTGTAAGAGATTTATCAAGGTGGAATTCAAGCATGTCCCaagggctcaaaatgagtttgcTGATGCTTTGGCAACCTTATCCTCTATGATTCAGGACCCGGACAAGAGTTACATAGATCCTATCAAGGTGAATGTGCACGATCAGCAAGCCTATTGTTTCCATGTAGATGAAGAACCTGATGGAGAACCTTGGTACTATGACATTAAGAAGTATCTCAAGGCAGGAGACTATCCAGAAGGCATAACCAGTGTTCAGAAGAGAACACTTCGAAGATTAGCAAACCACTTTTTCCTAAATGGAGAAATCCTTTATAGGAGGACTCCAGATTTAGGATTGCTAAGGTGTGTTGATGCCAAAGAAGCGGTCAAGTTGATTGAAGAAGTGCATGGCGGTACATGTGGGCCTCACATGAATGGTTTTACTCTGGCTAAGAAAATTCTACGAGCTGGCTATTTCTGGATGACTATGGAAACAGACTGCATTCGTTTTGTGCAAAAGTGTCACCAATGTCAGATTCATGGTGATTTGATTCGCGTCCCACCAAATGAATTAAATGTGACGAGTTCTCCTTGGCCGTTT GTAGAAGCATCTTCGCACAAGTCAGTGACGAAGAAGGTGGTGGTAGAATTTGTTcgcaataacatcatttgtcGATTCGGAATCCCCGAGTCAATTATAACAGATAATGGAGCTAATCTCAATAGTGATCTGATGAGGGAGATTTGTGAAACATTTAAGATTATCCACCGTAATTCCACCCCTTATCGACCTCAGATGAATGGAGCAGTTGAAGCAGCCAATAAAAACATCAAGAGAATATTGCGGAAGATGATTGATAATTACAGACAATGGCACAAAAAATTGCCATTGGCCCTTCTCGATTATCGCACCACTGTTAGGACCTCAACTGGGGCAACACCTTATCTTTTGGTCTATGGAACAGAGGTTGTGTTACCTGCAGAGGTAGAGATACCATCGTTAAGGATTATCCAAGAAGCTGAGTTAAGTGATGCCAAGTGGGTACAAAATCGATATGAACAATTGATGCTCATTGACGAAAAGAGGATGAATGCAGTTTGTCATAGACAACTTTATCAGAACAGAATGGCCAAAGATTTCAACAAGAAGGTAAGACCAAGACAATTCAAACCGGGGCAATTGGTGTTGAAGCGTATATTCCCACATTAA